From one Culex quinquefasciatus strain JHB chromosome 3, VPISU_Cqui_1.0_pri_paternal, whole genome shotgun sequence genomic stretch:
- the LOC6046064 gene encoding geranylgeranyl transferase type-2 subunit beta, with amino-acid sequence MAFVTNDVSIGDSEPRELLFDKHVEYIANHGNDKNDYEYCMTEFLRMSGIYWGVTGLDLMGQLGRLNRDDIVDFIRKCHCPVSGGVAACEGHDPHILYTLSAVQILCIYDALDEVDTEAIARYVGSLQQLDGSFFGDKWGEVDTRFSFCAVAILSLINKMSVINLDKAVDFVMSCCNSDGGFGSKPNAESHAGLIYCCVGFLSITDQLHRLDCEKLAWWLCERQLPSGGLNGRPEKLPDVCYSWWVLASLTIMGRLHWISAEKLERFILSCQDGETGGFSDRTGNMPDIFHTLFGLGALSLLGDDRLRKVNPTFCMPQYVIDRCKVQPKTIVL; translated from the exons ATG GCCTTTGTCACGAACGACGTGTCCATCGGCGACTCGGAACCGCGCGAGCTACTCTTCGACAAGCACGTCGAGTACATCGCCAACCACGGCAACGACAAGAACGACTACGAGTACTGCATGACGGAGTTTCTGCGGATGTCCGGCATCTACTGGGGCGTCACAGGGCTGGACCTGATGGGCCAGCTCGGTCGCCTCAACCGGGACGACATCGTGGACTTTATCCGCAAGTGCCACTGCCCGGTGAGCGGCGGAGTGGCGGCCTGCGAGGGCCACGATCCGCACATTCTGTACACGCTGAGTGCGGTGCAGATTCTGTGCATTTACGACGCGCTGGACGAGGTCGATACGGAGGCGATCGCGCGGTACGTGGGCTCGCTGCAGCAGCTCGACGGCAGCTTCTTCGGGGACAAGTGGGGCGAGGTGGACACGCGCTTCTCGTTCTGCGCGGTCGCGATCCTGAGCTTGATT AACAAAATGTCCGTCATCAACCTAGACAAGGCGGTCGACTTTGTGATGTCGTGCTGCAACTCGGACGGCGGCTTCGGCTCGAAACCCAACGCCGAAAGCCACGCCGGCCTGATCTACTGCTGCGTCGGTTTCCTGTCCATCACGGATCAACTGCACCGCCTCGATTGCGAGAAGCTAGCCTGGTGGCTCTGCGAACGGCAGCTGCCCAGCGGAGGCCTCAACGGCCGGCCGGAGAAGCTGCCCGACGTTTGCTACTCGTGGTGGGTGCTGGCCTCGCTCACCATCATGGGCCGCCTGCACTGGATCAGCGCCGAAAAGCTGGAGCGTTTCATCCTGTCCTGCCAGGACGGCGAAACGGGTGGATTTTCGGACCGCACCGGCAACATGCCGGACATTTTCCACACCCTGTTCGGGTTGGGGGCGCTGTCGCTGCTCGGGGACGATCGCCTCCGGAAGGTGAACCCGACCTTTTGCATGCCGCAGTACGTCATTGACCGGTGCAAGGTCCAACCGAAGACGATCGTCCTGTAA
- the LOC6046063 gene encoding transmembrane protein 256 homolog, which produces MGVHDAMNYVLFNNPIANSVWGFVSSGNGLKSKNAAIAQQAAAASTQAVAAVTPPLWKLLGSSRHILRLAGLSGAAAVMLGAYGAHHHFNIVDEKERDPKSIFEMTNRYHFLHSLALLAAPLARKPYLTTILMTSGMALFCGTCYYISFTNDRRVSKFTPVGGFLLIFGWLSFVL; this is translated from the exons ATGGGTGTGCATGACGCGATGAACTACGTTCTCTTCAATAATCCCATTGCCAACAGCGTGTGGGGATTCGTGTCGTCCGGCAAT GGTCTCAAATCCAAAAACGCCGCCATCGCCCAGCAAGCGGCCGCCGCTAGCACGCAAGCGGTGGCCGCCGTCACCCCACCCCTGTGGAAGCTACTCGGTTCCAGCCGACACATCCTCCGGCTGGCGGGCCTCAGTGGTGCAGCGGCCGTAATGCTCGGTGCGTACGGTGCCCACCATCACTTCAACATCGTGGACGAGAAGGAGCGCGATCCGAAGAGCATCTTCGAGATGACCAACCGGTACCACTTTCTGCACTCGTTGGCCCTGCTCGCGGCGCCCCTAGCTCGGAAGCCGTACTTG ACAACCATTTTAATGACTTCGGGAATGGCCCTGTTTTGCGGCACCTGTTACTACATTTCCTTCACCAACGATCGTCGCGTCAGCAAGTTTACCCCGGTTGGTGGATTCCTGCTGATCTTCGGATGGCTTTCTTTTGTGCTCTAA
- the LOC6046062 gene encoding solute carrier family 25 member 40 encodes MAEARAVPVAPGLDMDDSRFRIRPYQQILSSCSGALVTSLFMTPLDVVKTRLQTQQKLMLSNKCYLYCNGLMDHLCPCGPNGAFAKPKLHFNGTIDAFMKISHYEGVRSLWSGLGPTLVLALPTTVIYFVAYEQFRLRLKEFYQKRTNGNSQQQELPLWIPLVAGGSARVMAVTIVNPLELIRTKMQSEKLSYTEVGRGFKSMLKMQGLLGLWNGFFPTILRDVPFSAIYWTTYETLKKRSNVTQPTFGFSFAAGAISGSVAAFVTVPFDVVKTHQQIEFGEKFMYAENGDRKAPPTKSAGTFETMRNIYVRRGIKGLFAGLTPRLAKVAPACAIMIASFEYGKNFFYNYNVNRYLDKREKELGKVGPTSPPPPTSAQTQKHVNY; translated from the exons ATGGCCGAGGCTCGCGCCGTTCCGGTGGCTCCCGGACTGGACATGGACGACAGCCGGTTCCGGATCCGGCCGTACCAGCAGATTCTGTCGTCGTGCAGCGGAGCGCTGGTCACGTCGTTGTTCA TGACCCCGCTGGATGTGGTGAAGACGCGCCTCCAGACGCAGCAAAAGCTGATGCTCTCGAACAAATGCTACCTGTACTGCAACGGTCTGATGGATCACCTGTGTCCGTGCGGTCCCAACGGAGCCTTCGCCAAGCCCAAGCTGCACTTTAACGGCACCATCGACGCGTTCATGAAGATCAGCCACTACGAGGGCGTCCGGTCGCTGTGGTCCGGCCTGGGACCGACGCTGGTGCTGGCCCTGCCCACCACGGTCATCTACTTTGTGGCGTACGAGCAGTTCCGGCTGCGGTTGAAGGAGTTTTACCAGAAGCGAACCAACGGAAACAGTCAACAGCAGGAACTTCCGCTCTGGATTCCGCTGGTGGCCGGCGGATCGGCCCGCGTGATGGCCGTCACGATCGTGAATCCGCTGGAGCTGATCCGCACCAAAATGCAGTCGGAGAAGCTGAGCTACACCGAGGTCGGGCGAGGCTTCAAGAGCATGCTCAAGATGCAGGGCCTGCTCGGGCTGTGGAATGGCTTCTTCCCGACGATCCTGCGCGACGTCCCGTTCAGTGCCATCTACTGGACCACGTACGAGACGCTCAAGAAGCGCAGCAACGTGACGCAACCGACGTTCGGGTTCAGCTTTGCGGCCGGCGCCATCAGCGGGAGCGTGGCCGCGTTCGTAACGGTTCCGTTCGACGTCGTCAAAACGCACCAGCAGATTGAGTTCGGGGAAAAGTTCATGTACGCGGAGAACGGCGACCGGAAGGCGCCACCCACCAAGAGTGCCGGCACGTTCGAGACCATGCGCAACATCTACGTGCGCCGCGGCATCAAGGGACTGTTTGCGGGACTCACGCCTCGGCTGGCCAAGGTCGCGCCCGCCTGCGCCATCATGATCGCGTCGTTCGAGTACGGCAAGAACTTTTTCTACAACTACAACGTGAACCGCTACCTGGACAAGCGGGAAAAGGAACTTGGGAAGGTTGGCCCaacgtcgccgccgccgccgaccTCCGCACAGACCCAAAAACACGTCAACTACTGA
- the LOC6046061 gene encoding uncharacterized protein LOC6046061 → MAQRPPHNFTVLLLRKKVHTKRVPIAKSIEEFCRNNPDKTPLILVDLMHIDQIQFGDRNETRYRNVCGPNLGQMESFESVFRFLQTRQCRLVFFVDGPDNRDLHAEQFSEYWTCRKDERYGRDMALVEALSERDGDYREGLKGFRHIPTDRILFDSIVSTAKQYGDVVHALENSRLMEMARYVVDHPETLAVLGKSSSVLLTADSRELKLWYLPELNAETMMVTELDSGKVWDEMGLQSKEKRLLMVALLPGSYVGSYAASEDVRKTHAVVKKLPEVVREEQYKDVVRKLFARTGTTWEKLKLACELYDVNQITPSEQTDERLTSFAYDITHNRTSIITVMLNDYRYWTERSVDFYQLFTRFYRRLAGVVLKRSGAPTEEAVQRRIFIKRSHEDGFEHVLIDVEFPDFDFEGGGEGDSVTETNFACLKFILDFEDMTAIRAFAEADINRWKLLDYVTVQFMIKEQMISETLAATIMTAVETSSGETPALATKLNLDAFHATFMYVRWRYYAREALVNAGFPDAYVDDMCRLDGSRLQLLVQQGGSDAGQNAPA, encoded by the exons ATTTGGAGATCGCAATGAAACCCGCTACCGGAACGTATGCGGGCCCAATTTGGGCCAGATGGAGTCTTTCGAATCCGTGTTCCGATTCCTACAAACCCGGCAGTGCCGGTTGGTGTTTTTCGTGGACGGTCCCGACAACCGCGACCTGCACGCGGAACAGTTTAGCGAGTATTGGACCTGCCGTAAGGATGAGCGTTACGGGCGGGACATGGCGCTGGTTGAAGCCCTGTCGGAACGGGATGGAGATTATAGAGAGGGTTTGAAAGGCTTTCGACACATTCCAACGGACCGGATCCTGTTCGATTCGATTGTTTCGACGGCCAAGCAGTATGGGGATGTTGTTCACGCTTTGGAGAATTCGCGTTTGATGGAAATGGCGCGATACGTCGTTGACCATCCGGAAACGCTGGCCGTGCTGGGCAAATCCAGTTCGGTTCTGTTGACGGCAGACTCTCGTGAGCTTAAACTGTGGTACCTGCCGGAGTTAAATGCCGAAACAATGATGGTGACCGAGCTGGACTCGGGTAAAGTCTGGGACGAGATGGGCCTGCAGTCCAAGGAGAAGCGTCTGCTCATGGTGGCCTTGCTTCCGGGGTCCTACGTTGGCAGCTATGCAGCGAGCGAAGATGTTCGTAAAACACATGCAGTTGTCAAGAAACTTCCGGAAGTCGTTCGAGAGGAGCAGTACAAAGATGTCGTCAGAAAGCTGTTTGCGCGAACTGGTACTACGTGGGAAAAGCTGAAGCTGGCCTGTGAATTGTACGATGTG AACCAAATCACACCTTCGGAACAAACGGACGAACGCCTAACGAGCTTCGCGTACGACATCACCCACAACCGGACGTCGATCATCACGGTCATGCTGAACGATTACCGTTACTGGACGGAGCGCAGCGTGGACTTTTACCAGCTATTTACCCGTTTCTACCGTCGACTGGCCGGAGTTGTGCTGAAGCGAAGCGGTGCTCCCACCGAAGAAGCGGTGCAGCGACGAATTTTCATCAAACGATCGCACGAGGACGGGTTTGAGCACGTGCTGATCGACGTTGAGTTTCCCGACTTTGATTTTGAAGGCGGTGGCGAAGGCGATTCTGTCACGGAGACAAACTTTGCCTGCTTGAAGTTTATTCTGGATTTCGAGGACATGACGGCGATTAGAGCGTTTGCCGAAGCGGACATCAACCGCTGGAAGTTGCTGGACTACGTGACCGTTCAGTTCATGATCAAG GAGCAAATGATCTCCGAGACATTGGCCGCCACGATCATGACAGCGGTGGAGACCTCTTCCGGCGAGACGCCGGCACTTGCCACCAAGCTTAACCTGGACGCGTTCCACGCCACCTTCATGTACGTCCGCTGGCGATACTACGCCCGCGAGGCGCTCGTCAACGCTGGCTTTCCGGATGCGTACGTT GACGACATGTGCCGCCTGGACGGATCGCGGCTGCAACTGTTGGTCCAGCAAGGCGGTTCGGATGCAGGGCAGAACGCGCCAGCGTAA